The sequence below is a genomic window from Phoenix dactylifera cultivar Barhee BC4 chromosome 16, palm_55x_up_171113_PBpolish2nd_filt_p, whole genome shotgun sequence.
GGATTGGGTGGCAGCTTATATGGATGATCGCTCAGGTGGAATCATTTGGATGGATTATGCATCTTCACACACTCAATTTTGGGACATGCTTGCTTCTCATATAAGTGAATGAATTCAAATTAGATGGCTATAAGCCACCTATgtaatccaaaaacatgaaaaatcgGTTGGCATTGAAGAATGTGGAGAAGTGCATGAGGCGGCCAGTTTGATGTTTCTAGATATTTTCCACCAATGCGGCGGCCTGCCTTGGACTTCCAACAAAGGACACGGTCATGTTAGGCAAATGGAAAACTTTCTGGGTCGTTGGAATCAGCAGTCCAAACACTTTGGAACACGCAAGTAGGGATGCCGACACGGGTGATTTTTTATTAGCTCATAACCACTGATCGAATCATGTGCCTTATATACATTTCTCCAGCACTCATTTCCGCATGATGAGGATATGTACATGTAGTAAAAATGGCTACAGGTGTGTCAGGGCCAGCCGCTTAAAAGTCTTGTTTTCTCGGTAGGCAATTCCATCGTATCTTTCAACATTCTAAACCACGCTGGCTACGTtggacaaaaaaaagaaaacaaaacgcTTCCCCCTCAGCCTACCCTCCCCCATCGCCCTATAAATACTCTTGCTGCCCATCCCAAAACCGCACACAATCCTCAACCAGAGAGCCATCTTCCTCGGTATCAAAATGGCCTCCTCGACCTCCCtcactctcctcttcttccccttcctcctcctcaccCTCTCCCACGCCGCCACCTTCGACGTCGTCAACCAATGTTCCTACACCGTGTGGGCTGCATGGGCAGCCACCGGCAACGTCGGCGGCGGCCAGCAGCTCGACCAAGGCCAGACCTGGACGGTCACCATCAACGCCGGCACCACCGGTGGCCGCATCTGGGCCCGTACTGGCTGCTCCTTCGATGCCAACGGCAACGGGAACTGCCAGAGCGGCGACTGCGGCAAGCTCGCCTGCACCTCCTACGGCTCCGCACCCAACACCCTCGCGGAATTCGGCCTCAACCAGTACCAGAACCTCGACTTCAACGACATCTCCCTCGTTCAGGGCTTCAACGTGCCCATGGACTTCCGCTCCACCTCGTCGGACTGCAGCATGGATATCCAATGCACCGCCGACGTCGTTGGGCAGTGCCCCAGCGCGCTCAAAGTAGCCGGCGGCTGCGATGACCCATGTACCATCTTCAACACTCCTCAGTACTGCTGCCCTTCCGGCTCCAGCTGCGAGCCAACCACCTATTCCGAGTTCTATAAGGGCCTGTGCCCGAGTGCGTTTAGCTACCCGGATGATTATGCCAACACCAGCTTCACCTGCCCCGGTGGGAGCAACTACCAGGTTACCTTCTGCCCTTGAGGCTTTGAGAGCATGGTGATCCATGCATGACGCTGTTTGGAGTATGTGATAGCTTTGGAATAAGGTGTTTGTAACCAAATTTACGAGCCATTAAACTGGCCTGTGATGCATATGCATGCAGCATTATTGGAATTATAGAAATAATTGTTTACTGTTAGTAAATGCACTTCTCCATCTTCAATATCTTATGGATGACTACAAAAATAAGGAAATGGTATAGCAAGTTGCTCTACTCGGCAATACATTTCCTCTCCAGTATGGCACTAGCGTAATATCTGGTAAATGGACCAACTCCAGCGATCACTGACCCCATCAATTGCACCATCCCCTTTTGACCTGTGGAACAAGAAATCCTGGAGTTAACGCCTAGAAGTTGATCTAACAAAGtgaatcaccacaaaattcttTCAATCGTCAACTGCTGTTGTATTATAAGTATTTATACGAACTGAGAGAAACTATTTGGAAAGTCCGGAAGataatgttttttatttttgagtgAGAGACTTGGGCCGAGCGTAGTCCAATATACTAAAATAAAACAGAGTGCAAACGGTGACATTCACCGCCCCCGGGCCTCTTGATTCTTACTAAGGCAGAATTCATTCATGATACCTTTTAATGATTGTCAAAACTCATATATGCAagtaattaatattttaatagatCCTTATTGAATTTGATTTAACTCTAAGACAGAATTTCCCAACATGCTGAATGGAACCTCGGGGCATAATAGCGATGGGATTGGGaggtaataaaaaataatacaattaaAACACAACAGAATCAACAACTCTCCCACCTCATGTAAACCTGTTAGGAAATAAATAATGCTGCAACAATAGAGTAATAAAATCGTTGGATAATTGTTTACTGTTAGTAAATGCGCTCCTCCATGTTCGGTATCGTATGGATGACTAATTACAGAGGGAAAAGACGAGAATACTATGGCAAGTTGCACTATCTATTCGGCAATCCATTTCCTATCAGATATGGCACTATCTAAACGTCTAGGAAATGGCCCAAGTCCAACGATCACTGACCCCATCAATCGCACCATCCCCCTTTGACATGTTGGATAAGAAATACAGGAGCAAAACGCATCGAAGCTGATCTTGCAAATTGAATCACTCCAAAATACTTTCATTAATCTATTGCTGTtccaatattaattatttacatGAACTAAGAGAAACCATTGGGAAACTCTAGAGAAGATACAtccatgtatttttttttatttttatgactGAAAGACTTGGGTTGAGTCTAATCcaatttattaaattaaaataaagtaCAAACGGTTAGGCCCCTTGTTTCTTAGGTAGAATACactcatgaatttttttataaattgacTAAACTCATGTATGTAAgtgattaatattttaatagatAACTTAAAGAATTAGATGGAAttacccatatatatatatatatatatatatatatatatataaacatctTCCGTGTGTTACCTTCTATCATATATGGAACGTCGGGTCCCTGTTGCTTACAAACAGGTGCTCTGGCCAAGCCGAATAATATTGGATTTAGTATCCTCTGTACAGGATTATTAAGTTGGTCACGAGGAAAAATTTCATCGTGCATCAAGATTTTGGATAACCTTCGCAACAAAGTATGCTCCATTTGACGATTAGATTGCACTAATCCCAGAAGCCCATGGAGGAAGTTTCTCAGAACTTGAATTCTCTGTAAGTCAAGTTGCAATAGCTCACGTACTTAAATCAGTTGAAGTATGAAAGTGGAATTGGTGTTGTGTGGGAGGATGCAGAGAAGCATATAAGACGGTCAGTTTGGTGTTTCCAGATAATTTCCACGGACGTAGCGGTGGTTTTCCACTTCTACCAGCTATTTCTCAGCAGACCTTTCGGGACTTCCATCGAAGGACACTGTCAAGTTAGGCAAATGGATAACTTTCAAGGTTGTCTGCATCAGCAGTCCAAACACTTGGAAGACGCAAGTAGGGATGTTCACACGGATGATTTTTCTTAGCTCATAATTACCATGCGCCTTACACGCATCCAAAATTTATTTCTACATGGTGAAGATATGTACATGTTCTGAAAATGGATACAAGTGTGTCaggttggattaggatttggctTAGTCTGGAAATGCATATATTaattgttggagttttaatttatgaaaagatttaaattttaaaaataaaaaatcaatcttatttcatatttatcagttgcttcaaaagttttaaaactttttgtattTTTAGTCCAGCATCAGATTTGTGAAAGCAAGAATGAAAATCCTGTATCCTTGGTTGACAACCGTGCGCCATACTCACTGAACCTGCATCCTCGGTGTTTTTTTGGCCTGCACCTCTTTTGATGCATCAATCTTTTAATCTTAGCTGATCTAGATGTGATGTAACACATCCCATCAGGTGACGATTACAAAGGTGATAGGATGTACCTTGAAGAATCTGATAGAGGCAAGATTTAAACTTATCCAATGGATAGAAACCATGGAAGCTCTAGTGAAGGTAAGATCAATCACCGTGCTTGCCTAGCAGTCCATTGATAAAGTAGATATGACTGAGCAGGTTGCTCCCTAGCATATAGATTTGGCATGACTACATATGAAGATGACGTGATGGTATCCTCGAAGGTAGTTGCCCCCTGCCCTCGAAATAAGAGTAGGCTACATTGCAAGCTGGTTGAACTGTTGTTCTTCATCCTCCAGTACTTAAAAATATCTAACTTTGGCAAAAGTGACTGGAGTCAACATGATTCCATCGACTTCTCTCTTAGCTACCATTTGCAAAAATCAAGTTAGTTGAGGCCCATCTCGGGCTTGTATATTGGCCTAATATTGACCAAAGCCTTATTGACTgtctatttgatatgatttgctctTGCATTAACCTGCAGGACCTCCTTGTCTCAGCCTATAGATTCCAAAAGCTCCATAAGAAAATTTTCGGGCTCTTCCCCCTGATGAGCCTAACTCGGATTCTTCATATACTACAATACTTCCCAGTAAAATGGACTCATCTTCCATGAAGATAGGATCGATTTCTTCTTCTACAGGATATACTAGAATGTACTGTGATTTGGTGCATCAGCTTTCAATCATGGAAACAGATCTTTCAATCCATTCCACTATCGAAGCCGAAGATGCTGCATAACGATCCAAAAGTGGTCTTAGTATAGAGGCCGCTTTCTATGCCGTTGCTTCCTTAACTTCCTTCCATAGTGGTATAGTGGCAATTACATGATTATGTCACTAGAACTAATATGACAATGACTACGTATGGCTTCACTAATACTAGGGTTCCACTAATACATAGGGTTACACAATTAAGTCGGACCCATCTTGGATTCTAAGAACGACAATGATGACTCGATTGCACTAGGTCCTCCTGATTTTCCATTGCATAAGTCTAATGTGGCAGTTGTTGCAGCTACGGTTGTTGCTGCTGTTGGTTAGTGACCATCTACTATAAATTCTAGGGCGGCGGCGGTCAGCGATTGAACCTGCTGCATGAGCAGACTAAACTATTCACTGGTGGTCGACGGGTCAGGCTGTGGCTCTTGCTGGGGAGCCCTCCGAGAGCTCTATAAAAAGCCATTAGACTCCATGACTGCATCCTATTGGGCAATTGCAGTCGCTACCTAGGTTTTCTTAACTTCATAGCTGTGTGTCGTCCACTTGATCGATCAGACCTCCAAAGATAGAATCATAACCCTTCCACTAGCCCCAATCTATTGCCGCTAGGAACTAGTCCAACCTAGGCACTGAGTTGGTGGGGATCGCAAAGATCTCAGCTCGTTTGTCGTCCAGATCAGAGAAATCAGATGAGATCGTTGCATGTCTCCACGGTAATGTTCCAGTGGTTGTTGCACTCGATCAATGGTGATCCCGATGTCGAACACTCACGAGTCGGTATTGTATGATGGAGGAACGGCTTCATGCGATGCTCTGACGTAGGCTCCAACCTGAAACGGTAAAAATAAAGAAGTCCACACACTGGAGCATATTCGATGGGGATCCTTCGATGCCCAAGTCAGACACAACTCAAAAAGAATGGGAGGAGGCCTGAGATGGGAGAGAGGAAGCACAAGAGAGTCGAAAGAGAGCTTGTACGGAGGGTCTTCATAAATGCAATACATAGATAAGGATCGAAGCCCGCCGCCAAGTAATTTGGAGCTATATATATGCTAGTTGATGAGGCAATAA
It includes:
- the LOC103709832 gene encoding protein P21-like; protein product: MASSTSLTLLFFPFLLLTLSHAATFDVVNQCSYTVWAAWAATGNVGGGQQLDQGQTWTVTINAGTTGGRIWARTGCSFDANGNGNCQSGDCGKLACTSYGSAPNTLAEFGLNQYQNLDFNDISLVQGFNVPMDFRSTSSDCSMDIQCTADVVGQCPSALKVAGGCDDPCTIFNTPQYCCPSGSSCEPTTYSEFYKGLCPSAFSYPDDYANTSFTCPGGSNYQVTFCP